AACTCTAAGAGACTCAATGCCACGGTTGGCCGCTTCTGTGATTGCGGCCTTTAACGCCAACGCCTCTGCTACAAGGGCTGAGGAGACTGAGCGGCGTTTTGAAGAAGTGCTGCCTGCTGGTGAAGACATGTTATCGCGAAAGTGCCATCTTATTCCACAGTTCCCAGAGACAGAGTCCCAAGCAGCATCCGAGAAGATACTCCATGAAGGTCCTGCAACATGAGAAGATTGGGGAACATGGGAGTTAGACACACGGCGAGAGAGATCCACATTCTGTGGCAACGTTATTTTTTCCTGCTTGTCTTGAGCTCCTGCCCAAGCTCGAGAGTCTTTAAGGATTTTCAAGACCGTTTCATCAATCGTGTACTCTTTATCATCAAACAGTAGCTTGTTTCTATTGGTCCAGAGGTTCCAAATCACCCATGGGGAGATAGGCGTTGTTCCTAGTCCTACCGGAGGCAAAGTAACGATTCTACTGCAACTGTCCAAAAGTTCTGAGACCGACATTGGAGGTTGTTGTATAGAAGACGGGGAATTAAGGCAAGGAAGTTTGTTCCAAACTTCGGTAGCAAAAGGACAGTGGAGCAGAACATGGATCTCAGTTTCGACCGCACCACACCTCACGCATTTATCATCAATGGCGATTCCCCTGTTTTGTAGTGCGGCACCAACGGGAAGGGCTCCAGCGTTGGCCTTCCAGAGTAGATGCTTGAGCTTTGATGAGGTGTTGAGGGACCATATCCGCTTCTTCCAGTCAAAGTGGTCTAGTGGATCCGGGTCTGAGTTGATCTTTGCCAATGCATAGCCTGATCTAGGTCACAAAGGGACCGAGGAAAATTTTTGTTCCGTATATTGCACTCCGAAACAAAACTGCCCGGATCAGGTCTCTTGATCGGGGTCTCGCCTTGGATTATTGCACTTACTTCCTCAGAAACCATCATGATGCTGCGCTCAGTGGCTGGAAAGCTGTTGGATACCATATCCTTTacgtatttttttattgaaggcTATACTTTGATTGCATCACTCAATGGCATTTCCAATGTGATCTTATCGAATGATTTCTTGCAGATTGCTTTGTCTAGCTCTCGTTTAGTTTGCGTCTTGCTAGGAGGGAAGGGTGGTAGAGTCATATACACTCTTTCAATTGTCGGTTCAGTCGGAGTCGGGAGTCGATCGATATTGTTTccagagtgtcgatcgatatttaccGTAGTTAGTTGATCGACACTTGTTTTTTCTTGTCGATCAATATCGGCATCCTCTTctatttctccttcttcttcctcgagtTTGATGGCTCCTTCCTCAGTGTTGGGCTTCCCTCTTCCTCGAGGTATTTCTGACTCGGTacttgatattacgtgtatacgcacaccaattaacctaatgtgcacatttccacaatcgaatggtatgtcgatgtagcactttaggatcggaTCCACAGAGACCACTGATTACACTTTATTTCTataggatcaatatcaagctaaaacaatatggaggttttaaagttgatttcgTAACAATCAAGTAAGAGATTGATTTAAGgtttttcagatgattaagaatgctagcctagggtggtttgattgggtgttaaacaagtgtgacccaaacaattattcaagtttagTTAAGAGTAAGTccagaactcggatcactcaggttGAATCAACCCACTCTCGTGGTATTGATTCCTTTGCAAGTCGGTCTTGATGCCTAAACTCTCATTTGGATCACGACGCGCTAGCAAGCTTTAGAGATCAAGTCTGATATGTTCAcaatacaccctaatatctactctcgctgactagggatgcaatgctcattcatatcagatctagcaacctattacacggttaatgaacaggttaaacctaggatctaacattaagcgtccagtttaatgcaagcattaagaatagttatgaatgaagacaatcaagggattcacttatctatgtttaactcacggatctaacaccctaacaccctagactaaccAAGTGGATTACTTAGCCATGGACATAGAAATCACAGagataacagatgaagaaaacatgtctgaattaataataaaaagcaaAGATGGTTTAGAAATCTTTTCCAAAGGATGTAGAGATTCTTCCCCCTTAACAAGAGTACAAGTTTTCTCTCTCCAAAATCTCTCTAAAGTCACGTAGAATGTCTAGAATAATAAGAGAATATATATTGCATGTCTCTGGCGGCTGCAGGAAAAAAAGGGGAAGCCCTAGGTAAAATCtcgaaatatttggaaacttccttAAAAATCTTTGCCGCTGGAACAGGCACGTCAGACTGCTCCGCacgactgttctgcgtgaaaaacTCCAAATTGCACTATTTTTCTCCTCTTTTCCTCCAACTGGTCTATCtctcatccaatgcaactccatacctgtaatgactcgaaaaggactaggaagactcgataaagaattgaaaaccaatttaaaagcatatatacaagatgccaaaaacaccatatatcaattcccccagacttagatccttgtttgtcctcaaacaatgtcaagtaacaagaacagggagaaaggtttgaaagtgtgggaactcttcTATTCTtagcaaccatactttaaccacaaATCTgtgaaccatacaagcagtaaaactaggataaaaaggataagaagttCTGAGTGTGtactcgtttccctgatctaatgcccataacaagaagaatttcagtcaagattaggttcaagttaggtggagttaagtctacccagtgtaacctaaTCGGCTTggaacttctggagaatcaagtgagatatgtcagggtgttccaggtccacatgtgcgctaaggtcactgaataagataactaaagcacgaggtggttagtGATCAACACGGAATAATGTCATAATTCCCACAAAGTTTTGACTAACTCGATCATATAACCTGACTCAAATtgactcaaaagaaaaacaaaagaaagaaacgagttgGTAAATGACGAAAactctcccccaaacttacttcacaccgtccctggtgtgaaaataaatcagaaagaaggtgaaaacaagaataaacctttttttttgttgagatACTTACCTGAGTGGAGCGGGTGCTCCATGAAAATTCTGGGTGTTCTATCGTCAGATGGTCGCCTGGAACAGCCGCTCTTTTCAAGGGGCAGGTTGTTCGGTTGCTGCTTTTTGCCCTGAGACTCAAAAAACTAAAACGAAAAAtaagcaaacaaaacaaaaccaagttatatttacacttaccagtgggttgcctcccaccaagcgcttggtttaagtcactagcttgacttggtgacagggatcagtcgggttgagcatgagggcttgttccaaaacaagctccacaatcagacatgttcagctTCAAAACTCTGCTCAGCAACCCCTTCACAgcagcttctcctttctctttcagctcatgtgtgagaatTACTCTGACTTTAGAGAAAGGTTTAGATGCACCattgcactttacctcatactcaatggatttctcatcacacaagcgaggtatcaaagtcattgtaggatcacccttgacccttttcttctggacttttTCATTCACCTTTGCATTCTAACTGAGTTTATTTGTATCAGTGTGAGGATCTCCTTCCAGGACTTCTTTGATCTCACTCTTATCTCCAAGTTCCTTCTTAGGAACAATTTTCCGCTGTTCTCCACTAACCACTGAGATGCAAGAGGCATAGCGGATTTGTGATCTGGTTGGGACAGCCTTGTAGAAAaccttcttgttgatgttggagaaggagACTCTCTTATTAGGCATGTCGACGACTGCTCCTACTGTAGCCATAAATGACCTTCCAAAGATtaaaggcatctcatgatccttgcTCATCTCAACAACCTGAAATTCGGTATGGAGAATACAGTTTCCAACTTGGACAGGAAGGTTGCGAATTGTGCCATAAGGGACTGTCATGGAAGAGTTTGAAAAAGCCAGAGTCACCAGAGAAGGCTCAACATCGACAATGCCCAGCTCGTCTAGAATCGCTTTTGAGACAAGGTTCACACTAGACCCAGAATCACAAAGAGCTTCCTTGAATTCCACTCCAGCAATGGAACAaggaaaaacaaactttccaggatcatcaGCCTTAGGCAGTACCTTCAGCGATAGTGTCAGTGCTTCAGTAAAGAGTGCCTTGATATCCTCCTGAGATTCTCTGCAATTTTTGAAGAACATATGCAATGGCCGAatctcccaagcatgttcaaatgAGATATTTTGAGGAAGCCTTTTTACCATCTTCCTAAACCCAGCCAGCTGTTATGCACTAATAGGATCCATCAGATGTTTAAGTGGAATTGAATATGGAACCATAGGAACATAGACTCGCACTGGTGGAATCTCAATAGGTTCGTCAGGAGCAGTCACTTCAGAGCTAGCAGGCTGCTCTATTCTCTCTTCTGCACCTGGAGCAGTCTCAGCAGACAGTTGCTCTGGTTCTTTTCCCCCAGCTTTATCACATCTCAGCTTTGTTGCATTACAGTGCTCAACCCTAGGATTCATCGCACTCTTTCCAGAAAGCATACCTTGCTGCCTCTTAACACTCTCAgctgtttgagcaagctgaacatcAATCCTCTTTATGTAGTTGCTCACAGTATCATACTTTGTATTCAGCTCGGTGAACATGTTGTTCATCCTGGTGTTGATGTCTGTAGAAACCTGATTCAACGCCCTGGCCTGAACCTGCTGACcctgcaacagctgttgcatcatcatacctAGACCCTTCAGATCATCTGGTTGACTGTTCCCGGTAGCTGGAATAGCTTGCCgattgctctgcggttgtcGCTGGTTTTGGTTCTAAATCTGCCATGTCGTAGCTTGCTTCATGCTGAAGACCTGCCCTTGGTTGTTTTTTagtagctgatcaaccttggcagtcagTTCATCTATCTTCTGGGTGTCGGAACTGTTCTCTTTCTTGGAGCGATCGCTCTCCTCGTTCTTATTGGCTGAGGtagcagccatgttctcaatcagctcaAACGCTCAATCAATGgtctgagtcatgaagtctccgtTGCTGGAAGATTTCATAGTACTCTGAAATTCCCAGTcaactccatcatagaaaatttCCAAGAGGTAGTCATCATCAAAAccatggtgaggacattctatgcgatagtcattgaagcgctcccatgcgtcgccgaaaggctcatcagtgagttgtctgaaggaggtgatcttgttcctcagtgcagctgttctcgccttagagtagaaatggTTGATGAACGCTGACcggacctgttcccatgaagtgagagagccggtagggagggagttcaaccaccgtgcaACTTTTCCATTAAGAGAGAATGAGAATAGCATGCACTTGATGTAGTCTGGTGGTACGCCATTCGcgcgagtgaaactgcagactttttcgaagctctcaatatgctccattggaatttctgtagagagaccagagaacacctttctctgtactagaccgATCAAAGCAGGCTTTATCTCGAAGTCCTGCCTGGTGCAGAGTGGAGAAACTATAGCAGAACGAGTAGTAGGGATGTTGCAAGTAAGGTTTCTCTGCCCGATTGAAGCAGTCTGCGCCAGTTGTTCCTACTGCGCTAGAGTAGCCTGTTCAGCATCATTCTGCTgagcttggatggtctgctgcatttgAAGCATCTGTTGTTGCATCTGTTGCAACTGAGCAGTGAGTTGCTCTTGATTGCCGTAGTCGTCCATTATGGCATTTTTCGGCCCTGATTGTTGACGGTTTGTTCttctaaccttgctagctcctggttgCTAAATGTAACTCTCTttgtgcgtttctccgagtatgtctactggtcatgcacctgaaaaattagctgcaacaaaaatgacagagcaagttagaggtcttagactaaataaataaccaaaaaataaaggtaaaaagatggtccTCGGCAACAGCGCcaaattgatattacgtgtatacgcacaccaattaacctaagaGAAcgctaccacaatcgaatggtatgtcgatgtagcactttaggatcgaatccacagagaccaatgattacactttatttctataggatcaaaatcaagctaaaacaatatgggggttttaaagttgatttcgTAACAAGCAAGTTAGAGATTGATTTAAGgtttttcagatgattaagaatgctagcctagggtggtttgatcgggtgttaaacaagtgtgagccaaacagtTATTCAAGTTCAATTAAGAATAAGTccagaactcggatcactcaggttgaatcaacccactctcgtggtattgattcctttgcaagtctgtcttgatgcctaaactctcgtttgaaTCAAGACGCGCTAGCAAgctttagagatcaagtccgatatgttcacaatacaccctaatatctactctcgctgactagggatgcaatgctcattcatatcagatttagcaacctattacacggtcaatgaacaggttaaacctaggatctaacattaagcggccagtttaatgcaagcattaagaatatttatgaatgaagacaatcacgggattcacttatctatgtttaactcacggatctaacaccctaacaccttAGACTAAGCAAGTGGTTTACTCAGCCATGGACAGAGAAATCACAGAGATaatagatgaagaaaacatgtctaaactaataataaaaagcAAAGAGGGTTTAGAAATCTTCTCAGAAGGATGTAGAGATTCTTCTCCCTTAACAAGAGTACAAGTTTTCTCTCTCAAACTCTCTCTAAAGTCACGTAGAATGTCTAGAATAATAAGAGAATATATATTGCAGGTCTCTGGCGGCTGCAGGAGAAAAAGGGGGAAGCCCTAGGTAAAATCCCGAAATATTTAGaaactttcttaaaaatctctgccacTGGAACAGGCACGTCAGACTGCTACGCacgactgttctgcgtgaaaaacTCCAAATTGCACTATTTTTCTCCTCTTTTCCTCCAACTGATctatctcccatccaatgcaactctagacctgtaatgactcaaaAAGGagtaggaagactcgataaagacttgaaaaccaatttaaaagcatatatacaagatgccaaaaacaccatatatcagtaCTGGGATCAGCGAGGTCTACAGGGTGTGACCTACTTTCACCAGTTTCCACAACATGTTTCTCTGTGTTGTTGATTTCTATTGCCCTCGGGATGAGGCGTTTTCCGCTTCTCAATAACACGGCATTAACTTGACGTTTTGGGTTCGCGTCAGTCCGCCAAGGGAGACGTCCTGTCTCTCTTTTGATGGCGGTTGCGTTTTCCGAGACCTGACTGTCTAGTCTCTTAATTTGTACACTTAAAGTGTCGAACTTCCTCATCAGCTCACTGAAGACTATGTCTATCTTTCCGTTCAGGTCAGTGGTCAACTTGCGATCTCTCGTGAAAGCTTCGTTCAGCCTAGATTTCGCTCTTCCCTAGCGTGATCCAATAGTAGCATCGTAATTTTGGGTAAAGCTATCGGGGATAGGGTAATTATTTTTCAAGGTATGGCTATCTACGAAATCTATTTGCTGTTCTAGTTCAAATAAGGTGTCATCATCAATTTGGTAAAACCCAAATTGGTTCTGTCCCTCAAGAGCAGGATGGGGCGAGTCTAGATGTTCTTTGATTTCGAGTAAAGGTGACTCATCACCTGGGTCAGCTTTTCTTCCTAACTCTACGTCCATCATTTCGTAGGATCTACCCGTAGCTATATTTTTGATCAAACGCTTTGCCTCCTCAGGGTTCCTGGTATTGAAGTTCCCTTCACTGGCTGTGTCGAGCGTGATCTGGTAATGAAGGTTAACACCTCTGTAAAAGGTATTAATGAGTTGCGGCTCTGAATAGCCGTGGTGGGGGCATTCAAGTTGGAagctcttgaatctctcccaggcatTTCTGAATGATTCCCGTGGGTTTTGACGGAATGTGGAGATTTTCCTCCTTGCATCCCAGTAGTGCGCCTCATCGAAAACTTGATTTATAAAAGCACTCCTTATCTCCTTCCAACAGGTCAGAGATCCTGTTGGTATTTGGTTCAGCCATTTTCTGGCGTCGCCTTCTAAGGAAAGAGGAAATAGTTTACAGCGATTGTACTCGTCATTTATCAATTCTTCTAGATATTCGATGTGATCTTGTGGTCGCTCTGAGACGGTCCCACAGAAAGGGTTTTGACGTACCATGATTAAGTATTCGGGATTGATCCCAAATTTCTCGGTATCATCTTTTGGTAGTCTAATCgcggacctattggaataggtccTTTCAGGATTTAAATAGTCTTGCAAAGGCAATTTCcattcattatctctttcttagATAGATTTAATTTGAACAGGGATTTCAGTCCCCTGTTCACTTGTAATTTGGTTATTTGCGTTGCTTAGTTGACCTTTAGGTTTTCCTAGGACTACTCTTTCATTAGCATCATTGGTAAGAGAATACTTACCTGCTTCTGGCGGGgtattgtcgatcgatgtttgatgTGCGTTGTCGACCGATTATTCTGTCGacttgtcgatcgatattgctgTCGCTCCGTTGATCGATATGCCTAtctcgtcgtcgatcgatgtctggcCGAAATCCATGTCTTCCATCTTGCAGCTCCTGTATTagcagaaaaagagagaaaacttttttttagcaaatttagtaacaaaatttagattaaattttaaacgtaatctaatggtaataagaaagagtctccggcaacggcgccaaatttgatatcactcaaattaccctaaggagtgaattactctctcaaataataGGTTCAGatatagtacttagggatcgaatccacagagactctaggattacacaatagattatggtattgaaataaatctagattaaatggtttatggattttaaagcagtaaattgGTTGCAGGGCAAgtttattgctcgattgattgttttgagtttgttaacagttggttgaagtagctagattcaggtatattctcaggtatgataaatAATACTTAATTTGGAAAATTAGGAGTTTATcaatattaattgttcttgaattcaaactaaggTATAAcctttaaaattatctaatctggatctcggacctcaactctcgttattttggtcgcgagaaagtgtcgatcgataatccaatgggggtatcgatcgatacacctttcaaaatatcgatcgacagggctatcactatgtcgatcgatacttcttccagaaagcttttCGGACGGGTTTGATTTGTATTCTCTAATtcactagaccaactctcgtttgtatctagtcagttagatcattctAGTGATTTTCAGGTATTGggtcaagcaatggcttgatcccaattaatcctaggatctaagtttaaagggtgatcaatcaTAAACTTAGCTTTAATGCATAACTAGATGATTGAACTATATTTCTTAACATCCTAACAATTGTTGTGTCAGTAttacatttatcaacctatttTGAGAAACTTAAATCTAACAGTGAAGACTACTCAGATATATTCATGGAACACATGGTTATGATGGtatgaataatacttaaataaattaaatagcaatagtaaaagaaataatgaaagcaagggagttcaagatcttctttgttttgcagTAGATGATCTATCTCTCCAGTCTTAAGCTCTCCTCTTTCAATGGTGGCTTCTTGCCTCCTCCAAAACTAGGTCAAaaaaggtctctaggcaagtctgcctctaaaaCAATACAAAACTTCAATAATTAGTCTAACAGGCGGCCAGAGACTAATGATGTAATTATTGagacttttgtgaaacttgaaatcttctaatttgtcattaactctCGGATGGCttcataatcgatcgatgcaagggacttgacatcgatcgatatttggtggtcactatcggtcgatattgagcTGCGACCGTCGACCATCTCTTGCTTCCAGCGAAGCTCAAAAGATCTCTAAATAGCTctaaatacatcattttcttccatATAGTTCCTGAACCTGtaattactctaaatagactttatatattaataatatatcttaaaatactcATAAACTATGGTTAAAAATTGCTAAAATCCAAGGTCTATCACTCCCATTCATGGGCTTCTCTGATTGACCAAGATTGTAAAGCAACTCAGTTTGTAGCTTAAGTTCTTCTGGTCTAGTCTGAACTCGTCAATGAGTGTGCACATATCGGAATCGGGTAAACTGGAAAACACCCGTTTTGCAAATTGAATAACTCCTCCGTCTGAACTCTGtttgatatgattttttttcgaGGACTTTTTTAATTGAGTTGAGCATATTATCCAGGTGGTTTCATGCCTTTATTCTTTGTGGTTGAGAAGATATGCTTCGAACACTGAACACATGTCATGATGCTTCCCATGATCATATCATTTCCctcttcttaaaaaaaaatatttttcctcaaattttggagaaagaaagaaaacttgaaAACGAACTTTACAACACAATTGATCTTGATTTGGAACTCGTTTTCGACAAAATGGTGTGAACCATTTTTTCAATGGGTTTTTCGACGGAGACGTCTGTCGGAATGACCATAATTTGGGCACGATGTAATCTTCACCGTGAACACTATGAATTAGTGTATTTGTTAGTCAAAATCAGAGTTGtgttgaatgagaaatggaggtTTAAAGTGAGTGATATGCAAAGCTTATAAAGCTTTAAATTTGgctaagtataaaatatttaacaaataaatcactttggatatttgggttagaatttgaatttaaatttattaatggGACATTATGTCAATTAACTTATTTAGTtattcatattaatttttatatgtttatttaaatataaaaattacaaaccCAAGCAAAAGTACATTAATAGTTGTGAACTTGGTCAA
This region of Brassica napus cultivar Da-Ae chromosome C5, Da-Ae, whole genome shotgun sequence genomic DNA includes:
- the LOC106404115 gene encoding uncharacterized protein LOC106404115, whose product is MAATSANKNEESDRSKKENSSDTQKIDELTAKVDQLLKNNQGQSNRQAIPATGNSQPDDLKGLGMMMQQLLQGQQVQARALNQVSTDINTRMNNMFTELNTKYDTVSNYIKRIDVQLAQTAESVKRQQGMLSGKSAMNPRVEHCNATKLRCDKAGGKEPEQLSAETAPGAEERIEQPASSEVTAPDEPIEIPPVRVYVPMLAGFRKMVKRLPQNISFEHAWEIRPLHMFFKNCRESQEDIKALFTEALTLSLKVLPKADDPGKFVFPCSIAGVEFKEALCDSGSSVNLVSKAILDELGIVDVEPSLVTLAFSNSSMTVPYGTIRNLPVQVGNCILHTEFQVVEMSKDHEMPLIFGRSFMATVGAVVDMPNKRVSFSNINKKVFYKAVPTRSQIRYASCISVVSGEQRKIVPKKELGDKSEIKEVLEGDPHTDTNKLS